The genomic DNA CCTTCGTCAGCCCGACGATCGCATGCTTGGATGCGGTGTACACGCTGCGCTGCGCCCGCGCGGTGACGCTCTGCAGCGAGCTGGTGAAGATCAGGCTGGCGCGCGGGCTGCGCACGAGGCTGCGCAGCGCGGCCTGCGCGCAGTAGATCGTGCCGAGCACGTTCACCTCGACGATGCGCCGGATGCGTTCGGGGTCGGCCTCGGTGAGCGGTCCCGCGTAGCCCAGGCCCGCGTGCGCGAGGAACACATCGATCGGCGCGCCGAAGAAGGATTCGGCCTGCGCCACCAGCGCCGCGCAGGCCGCGGGGTCGGCGATGTCGCACACCCGCGCCGTCGCGCGCTCGCCGCTCGCATCGATGGCCTGGGCACAGGCGCGCGCGGCCTCGCCGTCGATGTCCGCCACGACCACGCGCGCGCCCTCGGCGACGAAGCGCTTCGCGGCCGCGGCGCCCAGCCCGCGCGCCGCGCCGGTCACGACGGCGTGATAGCCCTGCAGCTGCATGGCGCGCTCAGGCGGTCTTGCCGCCGTCGACCAGCAGCGAGGCGCCACTGACGAAAGAGGCCTCGTGCGACAGCAGGAACAGCGCCGCGTTCGCCACCTCCTCCGGCCGCGCGGCGCGGCCCAGCGGGTTGCCGGCGCTGCGCACGCGCATGAGCTCGTCGATGTCCTTGCCCTTGGTCTCCTCCTCGTCGGGACGCGACACCAGCACGCGCAACATCGGCGTGTCGGTGGTGCCGGGGCAGACCACGTTGAAGCGGATGTTGTCCGGCCCGTAGCGCTTGGCGAGCGAACGGGCCAGGCCGATCAGCCCCCACTTGGCGACCGAATAGAGCGGACTGAAGGGCGAACCGATCACGCCGGAGGTCGACGAGGTGAACAGCACGCTGCCGCCGCCGCATTCGCGCATCATCGGGATCGCCTCGATGACGCTGGCCAGCGCAGCGCGCACGTTGAGGTTCATCGCGACGTCGAACTCGTGCAGGTCCAGCCCCTCGACGCGCGACACCGACGGGTGGCCGGCATGGGCCCACAGGAAATCCAGCCGGCCGAAACGCTTCTTCGCCTCGTGGACCATGCCGCGCGCGAAGTCCTCGTCCATCAGGTTGCCGGCGAGCGCGAAGGCCCGGCCGCCTGCGGCCTCGATCACGGCGGCGACTTCGCCGGCCTTTGCCTCATCGAGGTCCACCACCGCCACCGCCGCGCCTTCGGCGGCGAAGCGAAGGGCGCCTGCACGGCCCATGCCGGAAGCGGCTGCCGTGACGATACCGAACCGGTCGGCCATGCGCATGCTGATCTCCTCGTTGAAGTCGCGCCACTGTAGGATCGCAGGTCGCCGCGCGAAAGCGCGATTCGGCGAAACCAGTTTTCGGTTTTTGCGCCTCCCGCTTCGGGCGGCGCGGGACCATGATCGCGAGCATCTCAAGAGGAGACCTTCATGCACACACGCCGCCATTTCCTTCGCCAGGCCTCTGCCGCTTCCGCCGCGGCGGCCTTGCCGCTGGCGCTGCCGGAGTTCGCCTTCGCGGCGCCGCAGCGCAGCTTCGAGCCCGGCTCGCAGCGCTGGCGCACCTTCGACGTGACGACGCAGGTCGAGCTGGCGCTGCCGCCCGGCGCCGCGCAGGTCTGGGTGCCGGTGCCTTCGATCGATACCGACTGGCAGAAATCGCTGTCGACCCGCTTCTCGAGCAATGGCCAGGCCGCCATCGCCTGGGATGGCGCGCAGGGCGTGCAGATGGTCCATGCCCGCTTCGAACCGGGCACCGCGAAGGCGATGCTCGAGGTGACCAGCCGCGTGAGCACGCGCGATCGCGCGGTCGACTGGAATGTCCGCGGCCAGGTCGCGGACGACGCGGCCACGCATGCCGCATGGACGCAGCCGACCGCGCTGATCCCCACCGACGGCCTGGTGCGCACGGCCGCGCTGCATGCCACGCGGGGTGCAGAGGGCGATGTCGCGAAGCTGCATGCGATCTACGACTGGATCGCGAGCAACGTGTACCGCGAGCCCTCCGTGCGCGGCTGCGGCGAAGGCGACGTGAACGCCATGCTGAAGCTCGGCAGCCCCTCGGGCAAATGCGCCGACATCAATGCGCTGTTCGTCGGCATGTGCCGCTCGGTCGGCATTCCCGCGCGCGACCTCTACGGCGTGCGCCTCGCGCCCTCGGCCTTCGGCTACAAGGAACTCGGCGGCAACTCCGCGCAGCTCGCGGCCGCGCAGCACTGCCGCGCGGAAGCGTACGTGAAGGGGCACGGCTGGGTCGCCATGGATCCTGCCGACGTCACCAAGGTCATGCGCCAGGAAACGGCGGTCTGGATCCGGGACGTCTCGGACCCGGTCGTCGCGCCCGTGAACAAGAAGCTGTTCGGCTGCTGCGAAGGCAACTGGATGGCCTACAACGACGCACACGACGTCGTGCTGCCGGGCGCCAGCGGCAAGCCGATGGGCTTCCTGATGTACCCGGTGGCGGAGACCTCCGCGGGCCGCGTGGACCCGTACGCGCCGGAGCAATTCCGCTACAGCATCTCCGCGCGCGAAGTCGCCTGAGCCGCGGCGCGCGCTGTCTTCTTCAGGCGCGCTGGGCGCGCACGCCGATCACGGCGTTCGCGCTCGGTCTGCGCTGCGCATCGAACACCTCGAAGAGAAAGTCGGTGAAGGCCTTCACCTTCGCCGAGCCGACGCGCGACTTCGCCATCACGACGTGGAAGGTCCGCATGTCGGTCGTCCACTCGGGGTAGACCTGCACCAGCGTGCCTTCGGCGAGCGAACCGTTCACGAACACGTCCAGCACGTACGACACGCCCGCGCCCTGCTGCGTCGCCATCACGAGCGCGTCGCTGCTGTTGAAGTGAAGCGGGCCCTCGGGACGGATCTCGATGTCTTGCGCGTCCTTGCGGAGCCGCCACGGATTCACCGAGCGGCGTTCTTCCGGCAGGATGCCGATGCAGCCTCGGCGGTCCAGGTCGCCGGGATGTTCCGGCAGCGTGGCGACGATCTGCGGCGCGCAGCACACCACGTAGCGGCTCTCGTAGATCGGGCGGGCCACCAGGTCGGCATCTTCCACCTGGTCCATGCGGATCGCCACGTCGATGCCGCGCTCGATCAGGTGGTGCGGCTGGTTGGTCAGCGTGACCGCCGTGGCGATGTCCGGGTAGCGCGCGGCGAACGCCGGCAGCGCGGGGCACAACAGGGTATGGCCGAGGGAGATCGGCGTCTCGATGTGCAGCCGGCCGCGCAAGCCGCCGACCTGGCTGCGGATCTCGTCCTCGATGCGCGCGACGCTGCCGAGCAGTTCGCGCGCACGCAGCAGCAGGGTCTGGCCTTCTTCGGTGACGCGCAGGCGGCGGGTGTCGCGATCGATCAGCGTGACGTCGAGATGCCGCTCCAGGTTGCGCACACAGGTGGTGACCGTCGCATTCGCCAGATCCAGCGACTCGGCCGCACGCGAGAAGCTGCCGCATTCGGCAACGCGCACGAAAACTTCCATGCCCCAGAGACGATCGATCTTCAGCTCCTGCAGCGAAGATCCATTCTAGGCCGCCCCGTCTCTCGAGCCCGATGACTTGTTCCAGGAATACCGCGGAACCGGCTTCGCCGGGCCGCTGGCATGGCCCCCGGAAAGGGGGTGGGCGGCTACGCGAAGCGAGCAAGCCTGGGGGTCATTTCTTTTCCGTTACGAAGCCGATCCTGCTCAGGCCGGCCTTGTTGGCGATGCCCATCAGCTCGACCACCTTGCCGTAGGGCACGGTCTGATCGGCGCGCAGCTGCACCTCGGTGTCGCGGCTGTCGGCGGCAGCCTTCTCGAGTTGCTGCGCGAGCTGTTCATCGGTCACCGGCTTGTCGTTCAGGTACACCTTGCCGGCCGCATCGACCACCAGGCTCACGAACCTGGGCGCATCGGTCGCGTCGCCGGCATCGGTGCGCGGCAGGTCGAGCTTGATGGAGCTGGCCATCAGCGGCGCCGTGATGATGAAGATCACCAGCAGCACCAGCATCACATCGACCAGCGGCGTCACGTTGATGTCGGACAACGGGCGCTGGCCGCCGGCGCCGGTGGCGCGGCCGCCGGTGGCTGCGCTGCCGAGCGAGGTGCGACCGAAGGCCATGGGCGCGCGTTCCGTTCGGGCGGCTAGGCCGGCATTGCCCGCGCGGGCGGCAGCGGCACTTCGCGCGGCGGCTCGCCGAGCATGCCGAGCAGGTCGTGCGCGAAGCCTTCGAGCTCGGCCTCGATCCGCCCGACCACGCGGCCGAACACGTTGTAGGCGAGCACGGCCGGGATCGCGACGGCCAGGCCGAAGGCCGTCATGATCAGCGCCTGGCCGACCGGTCCGGCGACCTTGTCGATGGTGAAGCCGCCCGTCTCGCCGGCAATGCCGGTCAGCGCGAGGTAGATGCCCCAGACCGTGCCGAGCAGGCCGACGAAGGGCGCCGTGGCGCCCACCGTCGCCAACAGGATCTGCCCGGCCTGCAGGCGCCGCAGCGCCGCATGCAGCGCATCGCGCAGCGCGCGCGTGAGGCGCTGGCTGCGGTCGCCCGCACCACCGAGCGTGCCCGCATCGGAGCGCGCGGAGAGGTTCTTGACGGCGCTGACCGCGGGCCAGACCAGCGCCGCGCGATCGAAGGCGCGCAGGCTGGCCTCGGCATCGCCGAGCGAGGGCGACTGCCAGAAGGCGGCGATGCTGCGCAGCACGTCGCGCGTGCCGCCGCGCAGCAGCCAGGCCTTCCAGAGGATCACGACCCAGCTCGACACCGACATCGCGAGCAGCAGCGCTGCCACCGAGCGGCTGACGGCGTCGCCGTGGGCCAGCAGCTCGAGGACGCTCATCTCAGCGGAGCCCCAGCACGTCGGCCATGTCGAACAGCCCG from Variovorax sp. PBL-E5 includes the following:
- a CDS encoding SDR family NAD(P)-dependent oxidoreductase; translation: MQLQGYHAVVTGAARGLGAAAAKRFVAEGARVVVADIDGEAARACAQAIDASGERATARVCDIADPAACAALVAQAESFFGAPIDVFLAHAGLGYAGPLTEADPERIRRIVEVNVLGTIYCAQAALRSLVRSPRASLIFTSSLQSVTARAQRSVYTASKHAIVGLTKALALEYSPQGVRVNAIAPASSDTPFLRTQLEAVGARDVDQAVREVAASMPLGWLPTPEDFADAAVFLASTSARSITGHNLLLDSGAAAGFFRRG
- a CDS encoding SDR family NAD(P)-dependent oxidoreductase gives rise to the protein MRMADRFGIVTAAASGMGRAGALRFAAEGAAVAVVDLDEAKAGEVAAVIEAAGGRAFALAGNLMDEDFARGMVHEAKKRFGRLDFLWAHAGHPSVSRVEGLDLHEFDVAMNLNVRAALASVIEAIPMMRECGGGSVLFTSSTSGVIGSPFSPLYSVAKWGLIGLARSLAKRYGPDNIRFNVVCPGTTDTPMLRVLVSRPDEEETKGKDIDELMRVRSAGNPLGRAARPEEVANAALFLLSHEASFVSGASLLVDGGKTA
- a CDS encoding transglutaminase-like domain-containing protein — translated: MHTRRHFLRQASAASAAAALPLALPEFAFAAPQRSFEPGSQRWRTFDVTTQVELALPPGAAQVWVPVPSIDTDWQKSLSTRFSSNGQAAIAWDGAQGVQMVHARFEPGTAKAMLEVTSRVSTRDRAVDWNVRGQVADDAATHAAWTQPTALIPTDGLVRTAALHATRGAEGDVAKLHAIYDWIASNVYREPSVRGCGEGDVNAMLKLGSPSGKCADINALFVGMCRSVGIPARDLYGVRLAPSAFGYKELGGNSAQLAAAQHCRAEAYVKGHGWVAMDPADVTKVMRQETAVWIRDVSDPVVAPVNKKLFGCCEGNWMAYNDAHDVVLPGASGKPMGFLMYPVAETSAGRVDPYAPEQFRYSISAREVA
- a CDS encoding LysR family transcriptional regulator, translating into MEVFVRVAECGSFSRAAESLDLANATVTTCVRNLERHLDVTLIDRDTRRLRVTEEGQTLLLRARELLGSVARIEDEIRSQVGGLRGRLHIETPISLGHTLLCPALPAFAARYPDIATAVTLTNQPHHLIERGIDVAIRMDQVEDADLVARPIYESRYVVCCAPQIVATLPEHPGDLDRRGCIGILPEERRSVNPWRLRKDAQDIEIRPEGPLHFNSSDALVMATQQGAGVSYVLDVFVNGSLAEGTLVQVYPEWTTDMRTFHVVMAKSRVGSAKVKAFTDFLFEVFDAQRRPSANAVIGVRAQRA
- a CDS encoding ExbD/TolR family protein, yielding MAFGRTSLGSAATGGRATGAGGQRPLSDINVTPLVDVMLVLLVIFIITAPLMASSIKLDLPRTDAGDATDAPRFVSLVVDAAGKVYLNDKPVTDEQLAQQLEKAAADSRDTEVQLRADQTVPYGKVVELMGIANKAGLSRIGFVTEKK
- a CDS encoding MotA/TolQ/ExbB proton channel family protein is translated as MSVLELLAHGDAVSRSVAALLLAMSVSSWVVILWKAWLLRGGTRDVLRSIAAFWQSPSLGDAEASLRAFDRAALVWPAVSAVKNLSARSDAGTLGGAGDRSQRLTRALRDALHAALRRLQAGQILLATVGATAPFVGLLGTVWGIYLALTGIAGETGGFTIDKVAGPVGQALIMTAFGLAVAIPAVLAYNVFGRVVGRIEAELEGFAHDLLGMLGEPPREVPLPPARAMPA